One region of Candidatus Methylomirabilota bacterium genomic DNA includes:
- the pyk gene encoding pyruvate kinase: protein MRERLAKIVCTIGPASMAEGIIEQMARAGMDVARLNFSHGTHAEHGQAIERIRSVEARLGKPIAILQDLQGPKIRLGAFEGGGATLRRGRPFVLTTASVPGSAERATISYQGFSRDVKPGDRVLIDDGRIALEVQDVQGEEVTCRVETGGQVQDHKGVNLPRTTVRMAVLTDKDREDLLFGLRHGVDYVGVSFVRSAADILEVREFINEQRSDSQVVAKLERPEALGRLDEILAATSAVMVARGDLGVEMPLEEVPIAQKEIIRKARLARTPVITATQMLESMIVSLRPTRAEVSDVANAVLDGTDAVMLSAESAAGAYPVEAVRTLDRIIRRTEAAFPPASMDRPRRGEVSFPQAISDAAAFSAQELKARAIVAFTQSGSTARLISQDRPPVPIIAFTPSERVRRRLALDWGVVPRLIPRLATIDEMVTAIESNLLADRSVRYNDILIIVSGAPLWVRGTVNLLKLHRVGEHR, encoded by the coding sequence ATGCGCGAGCGGCTGGCCAAGATCGTCTGCACGATCGGCCCCGCCTCGATGGCCGAGGGGATCATCGAGCAGATGGCGCGGGCCGGCATGGACGTGGCGCGCCTGAACTTCTCCCACGGGACGCACGCCGAGCACGGTCAGGCCATCGAGCGCATCCGCTCGGTCGAGGCGCGCCTCGGCAAGCCGATCGCCATCCTGCAGGACCTGCAGGGGCCGAAGATCCGGCTCGGGGCCTTCGAGGGCGGGGGCGCGACGCTTCGCCGCGGTCGACCGTTCGTGCTGACCACGGCCAGCGTGCCCGGCTCGGCCGAGCGGGCCACGATCTCCTATCAGGGCTTCTCCCGCGACGTCAAGCCGGGAGACCGGGTTCTCATCGATGATGGGCGGATCGCCCTGGAGGTGCAGGACGTCCAGGGCGAGGAGGTGACCTGCCGGGTCGAGACCGGCGGTCAGGTTCAGGATCACAAGGGCGTCAACCTGCCGCGGACGACGGTGCGGATGGCAGTCCTCACCGACAAGGATCGAGAGGACCTGCTCTTCGGCCTGCGGCACGGCGTGGACTACGTCGGGGTCTCGTTCGTGCGCTCGGCGGCGGACATCCTCGAGGTGCGGGAGTTCATCAACGAGCAGCGCTCGGATTCCCAGGTCGTGGCCAAGCTCGAACGGCCGGAGGCCCTCGGACGGCTCGACGAGATCCTGGCTGCCACCAGCGCGGTCATGGTCGCGCGAGGCGACCTCGGGGTGGAGATGCCGCTCGAGGAGGTGCCGATCGCCCAGAAGGAGATCATCCGCAAGGCCCGCCTGGCCCGGACGCCGGTCATTACCGCGACCCAGATGCTCGAGTCCATGATCGTGTCGCTCCGCCCGACCCGCGCCGAGGTCTCTGACGTCGCCAACGCGGTCCTCGACGGCACCGACGCGGTCATGCTCTCCGCCGAGTCGGCGGCCGGCGCCTATCCGGTCGAGGCCGTGCGGACGCTCGACCGGATCATCCGGCGGACCGAGGCGGCTTTCCCGCCGGCCTCGATGGATCGGCCGCGCCGCGGGGAAGTCTCGTTTCCCCAGGCCATCTCGGATGCGGCCGCCTTCTCCGCCCAGGAGCTCAAGGCCCGGGCCATCGTGGCCTTCACGCAATCCGGCTCGACTGCGCGCCTCATCTCGCAGGACCGCCCCCCGGTGCCCATCATCGCCTTCACGCCCTCCGAGCGAGTGCGCCGTCGCCTCGCTCTCGACTGGGGCGTGGTGCCACGCCTGATCCCCAGGCTCGCCACGATCGATGAGATGGTGACCGCCATCGAGTCCAACCTCCTGGCCGACCGCTCGGTGCGCTACAACGACATCCTGATCATCGTGTCCGGCGCGCCGCTCTGGGTGCGCGGGACCGTGAATCTGCTGAAGCTGCACCGCGTCGGCGAGCACCGCTAG
- a CDS encoding fumarylacetoacetate hydrolase family protein, whose translation MQLVTYLAGRTPRLGAVWHDTVLDLRNLSADMAAQRQARPAPESLLPRTVLELIDGGPPTWGRAHEVWDYGRALVDRLDPADLRRRGVARALSRVRLGAPIPRPRKNIFCMGRNYAEHAAERGAAPPERPVFFTKPPTAVIGPGASIVHHAVTQALDYEVELAVVLGRAGRDLVPEDALSHVFGYTVLNDVTARDLQKTHQQWFKGKSLDTFCPMGPVLVTADEIPDPQALGIRLRVNGETRQEATTRQMIFDVSALLAALSAGMTLEPGDILATGTPSGVGAATGAYLKVGDFVEAEIDGIGCLPNRVVAADAS comes from the coding sequence ATGCAGCTCGTGACCTATCTGGCCGGCCGGACGCCGCGGCTCGGCGCCGTGTGGCATGACACCGTGCTCGATCTGCGGAACCTGTCGGCCGACATGGCGGCTCAGCGCCAGGCCCGACCGGCCCCGGAGAGCCTGCTGCCCCGCACGGTGCTCGAGCTGATCGACGGCGGCCCCCCCACGTGGGGCCGCGCCCACGAAGTATGGGACTACGGGCGTGCCCTCGTCGACCGCCTCGATCCCGCCGACCTCCGGCGCCGCGGCGTCGCGCGCGCCCTCTCCCGCGTCCGGCTGGGGGCGCCGATCCCGCGGCCACGCAAGAACATCTTCTGCATGGGCCGCAATTACGCCGAGCACGCCGCCGAGCGGGGCGCCGCTCCGCCCGAGCGCCCGGTCTTCTTCACCAAGCCGCCCACTGCGGTCATCGGGCCCGGGGCCTCCATCGTCCACCACGCGGTCACCCAGGCCCTCGACTACGAGGTGGAGCTGGCGGTCGTTCTGGGCCGCGCGGGCCGGGACCTCGTTCCCGAGGACGCCCTCTCCCACGTCTTCGGCTACACCGTCCTCAACGACGTGACGGCTCGTGACCTCCAGAAGACGCACCAGCAATGGTTCAAGGGGAAGTCCCTCGATACGTTCTGCCCGATGGGGCCCGTGCTGGTGACCGCCGACGAGATCCCGGACCCACAGGCGCTCGGCATCCGCCTTCGCGTCAACGGGGAGACCCGTCAGGAGGCCACCACTCGCCAGATGATCTTCGACGTCTCCGCTCTCCTGGCTGCGCTCTCGGCGGGGATGACACTGGAGCCCGGCGACATCCTGGCCACCGGCACCCCGTCCGGCGTGGGGGCGGCGACGGGCGCCTATCTCAAGGTGGGGGACTTCGTCGAGGCCGAGATCGACGGGATCGGCTGTCTGCCGAACCGCGTCGTCGCGGCGGATGCCTCCTGA